The following coding sequences are from one Lolium rigidum isolate FL_2022 chromosome 6, APGP_CSIRO_Lrig_0.1, whole genome shotgun sequence window:
- the LOC124663948 gene encoding uncharacterized protein LOC124663948 — protein MSTSSSRRRRLARSPAAGPLDDDDLLCEILLRLPPQPSSLPRASTVCKRWRRLVSDPGFFRRFRIRHRRNPPLLGFFEKYGGSPFLSTLEAPNRIPPGRFSLKRDDDYGRSMTLGCRHGLFLIFLTKHRQVLVWDPVTGDEHRMAVPASFDQDKTVGLVNGAVLRPAGEDPHFQVVLVVADDKQQALACVYSSKTGLWGNLISTPLPYEADGSPLPTMVFIEDSVLAADSLYWKLTGNFEGILEFDLVKQSLAVIRVPLDMYGEGRRFKIMRAESGGLGCLVLSYDCAAQLWKRKTHCDGASSWGLARTIELDKLLSVKSVCFLGIAEENNVVFLWNTIGVFMVHLQSLNFQKLFETNIISYYHPFESVYSAGTCVGGGHDGAKLLLNTQDD, from the exons ATGAGcaccagcagcagccgccgccgccgccttgcccgctcgccggcggccggtcccctcgatgacgacgatctcctctgcgagatcctcctccgcctccccccGCAGCCTTCATCCCTCCCGCGGGCCTCCACCGTCTGCAAGCGCTGGCGCCGCCTCGTCTCCGACCCCGGCTTCTTCCGCCGCTTCCGCATCCGGCACCGCCGCAATCCGCCCCTCCTCGGCTTCTTCGAAAAGTACGGAGGTAGTCCCTTCCTTTCTACCCTGGAGGCCCCCAATCGCATCCCTCCCGGGCGCTTCTCCTTGAAGCGTGACGACGACTACGGCCGCTCCATGACCCTTGGATGTCGCCATGGTCTCTTCCTCATCTTCCTCACGAAGCACCGCCAAGTTCTGGTGTGGGACCCCGTCACCGGTGACGAGCACCGCATGGCCGTTCCCGCGTCGTTCGATCAAGACAAAACTGTGGGCCTCGTCAACGGGGCGGTGCTTCGCCCTGCCGGAGAAGACCCACACTTCCAGGTGGTCTTGGTGGTGGCGGATGACAAGCAGCAAGCGCTCGCCTGCGTTTACTCGTCAAAGACAGGCCTGTGGGGAAATCTCATCTCAACACCGCTTCCATACGAGGCTGATGGGAGCCCTCTTCCCACAATGGTTTTTATTGAAGACTCTGTGCTAGCTGCAGATTCCCTTTACTGGAAGCTTACTGGGAATTTTGAGGGAATTCTCGAATTTGATCTGGTGAAGCAGAGCCTCGCTGTGATACGAGTGCCACTGGATATGTATGGCGAGGGCAGGCGCTTCAAGATTATGCGGGCCGAAAGTGGTGGGTTGGGTTGCCTCGTACTGTCATACGACTGCGCCGCCCAGTTGTGGAAGAGGAAGACCCATTGTGATGGTGCTTCTTCGTGGGGGCTTGCAAGAACTATTGAACTGGACAAGCTACTTTCCGTGAAATCTGTATGCTTTCTAGGGATTGCTGAGGAGAATAATGTGGTGTTTCTCTGGAACACGATTGGCGTCTTCATGGTCCATCTTCAGTCATTGAATTTCCAGAAGCTTTTTGAAACCAACATCATTTCTTACTATCATCCATTCGAAAGTGTCTACTCCGCAG GAACATGCGTTGGTGGTGGACACGATGGGGCTAAGCTTTTGCTCAATACGCAAGATGATTAA